The Solicola gregarius DNA window TGCCCGACTCGCGTACGTGGGCGAGATGCTGCTCGAGCGCGTCGGGGTCGGTGATCGTCTTGCCGGTGCAGGCCCGAAGCCCGACGCGACGGATGTACTCCTGTCGCTGCTGGACGGTCATCGCCGCGAGCATCACCTTGCCGAACGCCGTCGCATGCGTCGCCTCGTGGAAGCCGACCTCGAGGACCCGGACCCGCGGTCGCCGGTCGGAGTCGACGACGTGCGCGAGGACGACCTCGGTCTCGCGGTAGACGGCGTAGTACGCCGCGGCATCGGCCTCCGCATGCAGGTGACCGATCGCATCCTGGATCGCCTTCGGCACCTCGAGCTGGTGCGTCAACCCCTGCTCGAGGACACGAATCTGGTAGCCGAGCCCGAACCGCGCGTTGTTCGCGAGGTGCACCAGGTAGCCGCTCTCGACGAGGGTGGCGAGCAGGTGGTACGTGGACGGGAGCGCGATGTCGAGGTGCGCCGCGATCTCCTTCGCGGACGCCCCGTCGCGCCGCGTAGCGACGTACTCGAGAGCGCGGAACGCACGGGCAACCGACTTGACCGTTCCCGCGACTGGCGCGTCGACTCGAACGGAAGCCTCCGGCAAGGAGAGCCCAATATCCTGCGCAACCACCGTCATCTACCCCGCTCCTGGGTCCGTCTAGCCCGAGTCCGCCCCCTCGCCGTAGCGTACCGCCAGCAGCCCGCGACAGAGACCGGCATTGCCCTCGATGCTGATTCGGGTGGTGCGCGCGAACTGCAACCGCCCAGGAATGTCCTCGTCCTCGATGGGCTCGCCATCGTCGTGTACGAGCAGCGGCGCGTCCGGCCCGGACGGCAACCCGAGCTCGGCGCGCCGGCGTACCAGCCGCTCCGCGTCGGATCCAGGCTCCGCATCGGCCAACGTCACGGTCGCCAGATCCTCGGGTACCCGTCCGGCCCGGATCAGCGCCGCTGCCACTCGTTCCTGGCAGGCGGAATGCGCCTTGCGCAGGAACGTCAGTCGCAGCTTCGAAAGCTCATCGACGGCTTGACCCGGGAACGAGCCGGCGAATCCCTTCGATGCTGCAACGCCTTGGTTGATCTCGTCGGATGCGAAGTGGTCGACGAGGGTCACGCGTACGGAGGCGACACCCGGCACCGTCGAGGCCGCGTCGTGGGCGTCAGCCACCATCAGGTACGCGAAGTTCGGTGCGCAGAAGTACGTGGGTAGCCGCAGCTCGATGGCGACACTTGTGCCGTCGACGTCGATGGAGCGTACGAAGCCGAGCTCGGTGATCGCCTCGTCCAGCTCGGGATCACGCACCGAGCACAGTGCGGCGTGTACCCGCTCCCGCATGAGGGTCGCCGTCATGTCACGCCACCGCCGT harbors:
- a CDS encoding IclR family transcriptional regulator: MTVVAQDIGLSLPEASVRVDAPVAGTVKSVARAFRALEYVATRRDGASAKEIAAHLDIALPSTYHLLATLVESGYLVHLANNARFGLGYQIRVLEQGLTHQLEVPKAIQDAIGHLHAEADAAAYYAVYRETEVVLAHVVDSDRRPRVRVLEVGFHEATHATAFGKVMLAAMTVQQRQEYIRRVGLRACTGKTITDPDALEQHLAHVRESGIALEIGEFQDRIACMAAPVRTPAGEVVASVAISFPKALFAKHRWDLERAVRHGALVANRALSAR
- a CDS encoding metal-sulfur cluster assembly factor; the protein is MTATLMRERVHAALCSVRDPELDEAITELGFVRSIDVDGTSVAIELRLPTYFCAPNFAYLMVADAHDAASTVPGVASVRVTLVDHFASDEINQGVAASKGFAGSFPGQAVDELSKLRLTFLRKAHSACQERVAAALIRAGRVPEDLATVTLADAEPGSDAERLVRRRAELGLPSGPDAPLLVHDDGEPIEDEDIPGRLQFARTTRISIEGNAGLCRGLLAVRYGEGADSG